Below is a genomic region from Bacillus thermozeamaize.
GGAAGGAGAGATTACAACTTTAATTGGTGCGAATGGTGCTGGGAAAACGACCTTGCTTCGGACAATTTCAGGCTTGCTCAGGGCAACAAGGGGAGAAATTATTTTTATGGGAGAGAGAATCGATAACTGCATCCCATCTGAAATTGTAGCACGGGGCGTTGCTCACGTACCCGAGGGAAGACGTTTGTTTCCTGAAATGACTGTTTTGGAAAATCTAGAACTCGGGGCATATTTGAGAAAAGATAAAAAAAGTGTCAAACGTAGCCTTGAAAGAGTGTTGACTTTTTTTCCCGACTTAAAACCGAAATTAACTCAAGTAGCTTCCAGGCTGAGCGGTGGTCAGCAACAAATGGTGGCAATTGGTAGGGCACTGATGGCAGAACCCAAATTGTTATTGTTGGACGAGCCTTCGATTGGACTGGCTCCAAAAGTGGTGCAAGAAATAGGGAAAATCATCAAGGATATTAACAAAGAGGGTGTGAGTGTATTATTAGTGGAGCAAGACGCACATATGGCTTTGGATTTAGCAAGTTATGGTTATGTGATTCAAACGGGAGAGATCACATTATCTGGTCAATCAAGCAAACTGAAGGAAAATGATGAAGTAAAGTCTGCCTATTTAGGTATTTGAGAGTGTGTAAAAAATAAGGTAGTGTCCCCAGAAAAATTTACAACCTTCATACTTAGGAGGGCGACGGTGGAATTCAAGCACCTCTATCAACCCATACAAATCGCTGGCTTAACACTTCCGAATCGTTTTTACATGGGGTCCATGCACTTGGCATTGGAGAACGAACCGGACGGTTTTCAAAGGACGATAGACTTTTACAGAGAGCGGGCGAAGGGGGAAGTGGGGCTGATCATTACTGGGGGAGCGGCGGTTTCCCCGGAGGGTTCTTTTGGCGAAGAGGGGCTGGGCGTATGGGATGATTCCCAGGTCGAGAAGCTGGCCAAGATTGCGGATGCGGTGCATGAGGAAGGGGGGCGTGTGGCACTTCAGCTGTTTCATGGTGGCCGCTACGCCAGAACAGATCAAACCAAACTTGAACCCGTGGCGCCTTCGCCGCTTCAGGCCCGGATTAATCCCTATAAACCCCGGGAACTTTCCTCGCAAGAGGTTTGGGAGCTGGTCGATGCATTTGCCCAAGGGGCACGGCGGGCGAAAGAAGCTGGTTTTGACGGTGTTGAAATTATGGGTTCGGAAGGTTACCTGATCAATCAGTTTCTTTCGCCACTGACGAACAAGCGTACGGACATGTGGGGCGGTCCTTTTGAAAATCGAGCCCGCTTTTCCATCGAGATCCTAAAAGCCATCCGCCGCGTGGTAGGCCCGGACTTTCCTGTGATCTTCCGAATGTCTGCCATGGATCTGATGGAGGGGAGCACGACGGAAGAGGAAACGCTCCGTTACGCGGAATTATTGGCCGCTAACGGTGCA
It encodes:
- a CDS encoding ABC transporter ATP-binding protein; the encoded protein is MKRSSGHTLAKPPKPILDIKGIWVHYEKAEALRDVSITIAEGEITTLIGANGAGKTTLLRTISGLLRATRGEIIFMGERIDNCIPSEIVARGVAHVPEGRRLFPEMTVLENLELGAYLRKDKKSVKRSLERVLTFFPDLKPKLTQVASRLSGGQQQMVAIGRALMAEPKLLLLDEPSIGLAPKVVQEIGKIIKDINKEGVSVLLVEQDAHMALDLASYGYVIQTGEITLSGQSSKLKENDEVKSAYLGI